One Georgenia wutianyii DNA segment encodes these proteins:
- a CDS encoding FUSC family protein has protein sequence MSASSHVRGGASAQSGNTAAPRRPRGSPLLIVLMIIVVVPSVLLADSWGAGAAGIIGGLTGMFSLVAFLGGPLWPDLRVALILGPLLVVAAALPRLVAESSRPAAIALVVLLTFVAGLLPLIGPRFANAGMGLGMTTMFGYGYAPMGGADHEQIIAAAVAGVVVALVLRVLMGISDPSKPTREQVAAVLVAEDPASAAAGAFGTWLADRRQRWLADALEGGSRYRLAVRAAELSGRADPDAVAALRARAEDLAGRIKAKPARAKADTPSPDPARSPAAEPADGPLADAARALDTVEQAVDGRDTTPVHLDRDRGEQLKEAVLHPSARLRSVQVRHAFRTALAVLLMLLVTSRLDRGDPLVSTALLATFSILQATWSETAAKTRNKIVGVVAGSLTVAVVLLLVPSDYLVMVATVSLCLGLWYVVTRPALGSAFMVVVSVGFNSVSRDLDPVNLLLQYVGLTACAVLLGVVLGYVVIPGFRPPPLRERVEAATAATVAALRASATGTASRRPEDITVLRDAERLQDELVPDRDRLDSRQLADLDTLRTRLRNLTVLADATELTSEDVDLVTAELARHSPADDAAGPSGTASTVLWDLAHEAGAAERSLLASLPAEGR, from the coding sequence ATGAGCGCGTCATCGCACGTGCGTGGGGGAGCGTCCGCGCAGTCCGGGAACACGGCAGCGCCCCGGCGCCCCAGGGGCAGCCCGTTGCTCATCGTCCTCATGATCATCGTCGTCGTGCCCTCGGTGCTGCTCGCCGACTCCTGGGGGGCCGGCGCGGCCGGCATCATCGGCGGCCTCACCGGCATGTTCTCCCTCGTCGCGTTCCTGGGTGGCCCGCTGTGGCCCGATCTTCGGGTCGCCCTGATCCTGGGGCCGCTGCTCGTTGTCGCCGCGGCGCTGCCGCGTCTGGTCGCGGAATCCTCCCGCCCGGCGGCGATCGCCCTCGTCGTCCTTCTCACCTTCGTCGCGGGTCTGCTCCCGCTCATCGGTCCCCGTTTCGCCAACGCCGGCATGGGGCTCGGCATGACGACGATGTTCGGCTACGGCTATGCGCCCATGGGCGGTGCGGACCACGAGCAGATCATCGCCGCCGCCGTCGCGGGCGTCGTCGTCGCGCTCGTGCTGCGGGTCCTCATGGGGATCTCCGACCCGTCCAAGCCCACCCGCGAGCAGGTCGCCGCGGTTCTCGTCGCCGAGGACCCGGCTTCCGCGGCGGCGGGCGCGTTCGGCACCTGGCTCGCCGACCGCAGACAGCGCTGGCTCGCGGACGCCCTCGAGGGCGGCTCACGCTACCGCCTCGCCGTCCGCGCCGCGGAGCTGTCGGGGCGGGCCGACCCCGACGCCGTCGCCGCCCTCCGTGCGCGGGCCGAGGACCTCGCGGGGCGGATCAAGGCCAAGCCCGCCCGGGCCAAGGCGGACACCCCGAGCCCGGACCCGGCACGGTCACCGGCAGCGGAACCCGCCGACGGTCCCCTCGCCGACGCCGCCCGCGCCCTCGACACCGTCGAGCAGGCGGTCGACGGGCGCGACACCACCCCCGTCCACCTGGACCGGGACCGGGGCGAGCAGCTCAAGGAGGCGGTGCTCCACCCGTCGGCGCGACTGCGCTCCGTCCAGGTCCGGCACGCGTTCCGCACGGCACTCGCCGTCCTCCTCATGCTGCTCGTCACCTCGCGGCTCGATCGCGGCGACCCGCTCGTGTCCACCGCGCTGCTCGCGACCTTCAGCATCCTCCAGGCGACCTGGAGCGAGACCGCGGCCAAGACGCGGAACAAGATCGTCGGCGTCGTCGCCGGCTCGCTCACCGTCGCGGTCGTCCTCCTGCTCGTCCCGTCCGACTACCTCGTCATGGTCGCCACCGTCTCCCTGTGCCTAGGACTCTGGTACGTCGTCACCCGCCCGGCACTGGGCAGTGCGTTCATGGTCGTCGTCAGCGTCGGCTTCAACTCCGTGAGCCGCGACCTCGACCCCGTGAACCTCCTCCTCCAGTACGTCGGCCTCACCGCGTGCGCGGTGCTCCTCGGGGTGGTCCTCGGCTACGTCGTCATCCCCGGTTTCCGACCCCCGCCGCTGCGGGAGCGGGTCGAGGCCGCCACCGCGGCCACCGTCGCGGCCCTGCGGGCCTCGGCCACCGGCACGGCATCGCGGCGGCCGGAGGACATCACCGTGCTCCGCGACGCCGAGCGGCTGCAGGACGAGCTCGTCCCCGACCGGGACCGGCTCGACAGTCGTCAGCTCGCCGACCTCGACACGCTGCGCACGCGTCTGCGCAACCTCACCGTCCTCGCCGACGCCACCGAGCTCACGAGCGAGGACGTCGACCTCGTCACGGCCGAGC